In Bifidobacterium sp. ESL0775, the following are encoded in one genomic region:
- a CDS encoding ABC transporter permease yields MTQPSGKVSKNRGTKSSNKFAIVLRSIWRRGEGKFALIVLALWVAVSLISLVWTPQSLWATDGYHVWAKPSAAHWLGTDGTGADVFSWLMAGAHTNLFIAILAVIFAGALGILLMGAMVSRNSALSNVSVVAVDALISIPTVLIALILAVPMGASVAVIIIACGIGYGLNLARIARPQALLAANSDYVASALSYGASGFSVMLYHILPNTMPTIMVQLSLSAGTAVLAESGLTYLGVGVPSGVPSWGHSLATSVKFINVYPLTVLWPGLIVTVVVVALNVFGDVLRDAVDPVTNPELREV; encoded by the coding sequence ATGACTCAGCCTTCTGGAAAAGTATCAAAGAACAGGGGAACCAAGTCTTCGAATAAGTTTGCCATTGTATTACGTTCTATATGGCGGCGTGGCGAAGGCAAGTTTGCACTCATCGTATTGGCGTTGTGGGTTGCAGTTTCGCTGATTTCATTGGTTTGGACGCCGCAATCGCTGTGGGCGACCGACGGTTACCATGTCTGGGCCAAGCCATCCGCCGCGCATTGGCTCGGCACCGACGGCACCGGCGCGGACGTGTTCAGCTGGCTGATGGCCGGGGCACACACGAACCTTTTCATCGCGATCTTGGCCGTAATCTTCGCTGGAGCGTTGGGCATATTGCTGATGGGCGCGATGGTCTCGCGCAACTCGGCGCTGTCGAATGTTTCGGTGGTTGCGGTGGACGCCCTGATTTCCATCCCGACCGTTCTGATTGCCTTGATTCTCGCGGTTCCGATGGGGGCTTCGGTGGCGGTTATCATCATCGCCTGCGGCATCGGCTACGGCCTCAATCTGGCGCGTATAGCACGGCCGCAGGCGTTGCTGGCGGCCAATTCCGACTATGTCGCCTCGGCGCTTTCATACGGTGCTTCAGGTTTCTCGGTGATGCTGTACCATATCCTGCCAAACACGATGCCGACCATCATGGTCCAGCTTTCGCTTTCCGCTGGCACCGCCGTGCTCGCCGAATCCGGCCTGACCTACCTCGGCGTCGGCGTTCCGAGCGGCGTTCCGAGCTGGGGGCATTCGCTGGCCACGTCGGTCAAGTTCATCAATGTCTATCCGCTGACCGTCCTCTGGCCTGGTCTCATCGTCACCGTCGTGGTGGTGGCGTTGAATGTTTTCGGCGACGTGTTGCGCGATGCCGTCG